The window GCGAGACGCGTCATGGTGACAACGTAGTGATGAAACAGTTGCGGATGCGGGTCTTCGCGCGCGCAGAATTTGACCATCAGTTCGTTGACGTAGAAGCCGCACAACAGCGCGTCGCCGCACAACGGCAACATGCCGCCGACCCATTCGGCGCCGGTCAGCGTGCGCACTTCGGATTTGCCGGACCACGACAGCGCGAGCGGCTGGAACGTCTGCAAGACGCCGCGCAACGCCGAGTGCGGTCGCTTCGCGCCCTTCGCAACCAGCGCGAGACGACCGTGATCGCGCGACAGCACGTCGATGATCAGACTGGTCTCGCTATACGGGTAGCTATGCAGAACGAACGCGGGTTGTTCCGTGATCCGGTAGTCGGATGCGGAGGTGCGCGGCGCACGGCGCGCCGGCGCGCGAGCCGGAGAAGAGCTCGCCGCCTTGTGCGGTTCGCCCTCGCTGCCCTGGCTGCTTTTACTGGAAGATTTTCTGGTGCTACGCGCGGGCCTGACAGGCTCGCGTGCGGGTGCGGCCGGCTCCGAATCGTCCGGCTCGCCCGCGGAATTCCGCGTCATCCACGCGTCATTCGTACCCATACGCGCGAAGTCCGGCTTCGTTGTCGGCCCAACCGCTCTTCACCTTGATGAAGGTTTCCAGATACACCGGACCGTCGAACAGCCTTTCCATGTCGAGGCGCGCTTCGGTGCTGATCTGCTTCAGCTTCGCGCCTTTCTGGCCGATGATCATGGCCTTGTGCGTGTCGCGGTCGACCATGATGGTCGCGAAAATGCGGCGCAGACGCCCTTCGGTTTCAAACTTCTCGATCAGCACGGTGCTGGTGTACGGCAGTTCGTCGCCGGTCCAGCGGAACACTTTTTCGCGCAGAATTTCGGCCGCGAGGAAACGCTCGCTGCGATCGGTCAGGTCGTCTTCGCCGTAGATCGGCGAGCCTTCCGGCAGGAACGGTTTGACTGTCGCCATCAGACGATTGACGTCGTCGACGTGCTTGGCCGACAGCGGCACGATCTCGGCGAATTTGTGCAGCGCGCTGATCTCCTGCATGAACGGGAACAGCGAGGCTTTATCGGACACGCGATCGAGCTTGTTCGCGATCAGCAGCGTCGGCACCGACGGCGGGATCAGGTCGAGCACCTTCTGGTCGTCGGGACCAAAACGGCCGGCTTCGATCACGAACAGGATCGCATCCACCGAGGTCAGCGTGGACGTCACCGCGCGGTTCAGCGAGCGGTTCAGCGCGCCGCTGTGCTTGGTCTGGAAACCGGGCGTGTCGACGAAAATGTACTGAGCATCTTCCAGCGTATGAATGCCGGTGATGCGATGGCGCGTGGTCTGCGCCTTGCGCGACGTGATACTGACTTTCTGGCCGACCAGCGCGTTCATCAGCGTGGATTTGCCGACGTTCGGACGGCCGACGATCGCGACCATGCCGCAACGAAAACCAGTGGGTGTGGGAGCGTTCATATTCAGGCTACGGCTAGTTCAGATCGGCGCGCGGGATCGGCGCGCCGACGGCAATCAATGGCCCGCATCGGCGACGCGGGTATGCACCGCGTCGGCTACGCCGGGTTCGTGTTCGGTAGATGCCGGTGCGCTCGGGGTGACGGCGGCGGCAGCACCGGGTGTGGCTGAGTGGGCCTGAGCCTGGGCTTTATCCGCCCGTTCCGCTTTGTCTGCTTTATCTGCCTTGTCGGCACGTTCAGTCCGGTCCTGCCCGCTGTACTCGACGTGCGAGGCACGAATCACTGCGAGCGGCGCGGCCGCAACGGTCGACGCTGCCCGTTCCGCGGCGGATTCCGCTGCAAACGCCGCACGAATCTCGCCCCGGCCGAGGCCGCGTTCACTCTTGCGGTCCGGACTGCGCAAATCCAGCGCGGCCTGCACGCCGGTCACGCCAGGCACGATTTCCGGCTCGGCGTTTTTTGCTGCGCGAGCGCTCTTCGAGCGCTTCGGCTTGGCGACCACAGCCGGCGCCGCAGCCATCACTTCGTCAAGCGCCTTCTTGGCCGCCGCCTGCTCGGCCGCGCGGCGGCTCGCGCCGGAACCGGCCACCTTCACGTCCAGCTTGGGCACCGTACATTCGACTTCGAATTGCTGATTGTGCGCCGCACCATGCGTTGCGACCACCGTGTAGGTGGGCAGCGCGATCTTGTGACCTTGCAGATACTCCTGCAGCAGCGTCTTGGAATCTTTGCCGAGCGTGCGCGGGTCGATGTGATCCAGAATCGGCACGTAAAGGCGCTTGATGACCGTCTGGGCGGCTTCAAAGCCACCGTCGAGGAACACCGCGCCCAGCACTGCTTCGAGCGTGTCAGCGAGGATCGAGGGCCGGCGGAAGCCGCCGCTGCGCAACTCGCCTTCGCCCAACCGGAGGCCTTCGGAGATATTCAGGGCCTGAGCGATTTCGTAAAGCGACTGCTGTTTGACCAGATTGGCACGGACGCGCGACAGATCGCCTTCGTCCAATTTGCTGAAACGTTGGAACAAAAGCGCAGCCACCGCGCAATTTAGGACGGAATCGCCGAGAAACTCGAGCCGTTCGTTATGCGTGGAGCTATGACTGCGGTGCGTTAAAGCCTGGCGCAACAATTCCGTATTGCGAAATTCGTAGCGCAGACGGCTTTCCAACGGAGATAGGGGCATGGGCAGAGTATAACGCGGGCGCCAGACCCGGCGAAAACGCGGGGCGGCCTGCGGAAAAAGCGTGGTGAAGCGACGTTACCGCGTGTTCTTAAAGTAGCGTGATAACACGCCGCGACTAACCTGACCTCAGTGGGGTCACGCGCGCGGCGTGCTGTGCAATCGCTGCACGCGAACTCAGTGGAATGAGCCGATGCGTTTCAGATTGCTAAAGTTCATCCAGATAAAAAACGCGCGGCCGACGACATTCTTGTCCGGCGCAAAACCCCAGTACCGGCTGTCCGCGCTGTTGTCGCGGT is drawn from Burkholderia sp. 9120 and contains these coding sequences:
- the recO gene encoding DNA repair protein RecO, which gives rise to MGTNDAWMTRNSAGEPDDSEPAAPAREPVRPARSTRKSSSKSSQGSEGEPHKAASSSPARAPARRAPRTSASDYRITEQPAFVLHSYPYSETSLIIDVLSRDHGRLALVAKGAKRPHSALRGVLQTFQPLALSWSGKSEVRTLTGAEWVGGMLPLCGDALLCGFYVNELMVKFCAREDPHPQLFHHYVVTMTRLAHDEPPVQVLRSFERVLLRETGYAMALNRTVARKAVVAEGRYVFDPERGVREASDDLPAQWPVVSGQTLLDMEQDDYHRAQTVAQSKTLMRFLLNTYLGGTPLATRQILIDLQNL
- the era gene encoding GTPase Era codes for the protein MNAPTPTGFRCGMVAIVGRPNVGKSTLMNALVGQKVSITSRKAQTTRHRITGIHTLEDAQYIFVDTPGFQTKHSGALNRSLNRAVTSTLTSVDAILFVIEAGRFGPDDQKVLDLIPPSVPTLLIANKLDRVSDKASLFPFMQEISALHKFAEIVPLSAKHVDDVNRLMATVKPFLPEGSPIYGEDDLTDRSERFLAAEILREKVFRWTGDELPYTSTVLIEKFETEGRLRRIFATIMVDRDTHKAMIIGQKGAKLKQISTEARLDMERLFDGPVYLETFIKVKSGWADNEAGLRAYGYE
- the rnc gene encoding ribonuclease III, translating into MPLSPLESRLRYEFRNTELLRQALTHRSHSSTHNERLEFLGDSVLNCAVAALLFQRFSKLDEGDLSRVRANLVKQQSLYEIAQALNISEGLRLGEGELRSGGFRRPSILADTLEAVLGAVFLDGGFEAAQTVIKRLYVPILDHIDPRTLGKDSKTLLQEYLQGHKIALPTYTVVATHGAAHNQQFEVECTVPKLDVKVAGSGASRRAAEQAAAKKALDEVMAAAPAVVAKPKRSKSARAAKNAEPEIVPGVTGVQAALDLRSPDRKSERGLGRGEIRAAFAAESAAERAASTVAAAPLAVIRASHVEYSGQDRTERADKADKADKAERADKAQAQAHSATPGAAAAVTPSAPASTEHEPGVADAVHTRVADAGH